Sequence from the Amaranthus tricolor cultivar Red isolate AtriRed21 chromosome 1, ASM2621246v1, whole genome shotgun sequence genome:
AACACGTTAACTTTTTTACTACGTtcatatttttgtttaaatGATCTTGCAAAACTAGAGGCAAATTTGAGGAAATAATTATCATCATAGACTCATAGTGCAACAAATCTAGGATATTAGGACATTAGTATAGggttgattgattttttttttttttttttatatatatttgtcacACAATTctcatataattataatatttactcAAATGGCCCGCGTTATGTGCCATGGTCTAGACAGACCTAGACTTAGATTCTCCTTTGATAACAGATCCATACCAAGATTTTTTCACTAggcaagaaaaaaaagaaagagttttagaatttaaatatattagtaATCTTCTACGTTGAAAAAAGATTTATATAATGGAAAATCCAATTTCATAATAAGTGAGAGTAAATGTTGGTGTGTTTATTTCATGCATATGTATATTGTCAGAAAATGAAGGAAGATAACCTTGGATATGGTGAGTGCAGGACTCCATTGCTCTTTTAGTATGTCAAGGCAAATACTCCCATTGCTATTAATATTTGGGTGAAAAACCTTTGTCTTGAAGGCCACCTGCCAATTTATTTTTAAGCATAACATCATCAATATTAATCAATTTAACATTTTCGATCAAAAAATCTAataaattattcatttttcCAGGTAATTTTACGGGTTAATTGATCGAAAAAAGCCTTTTCATTATTATAATGCtaaaaatacatatatttacTCATCTAAACTCTATTAAGGTAGGCGTCAGATGTAAGTCACTTAAAACATAACGAGAATCAAACCCAATTATTAAAAAGGAGATGACGAGAATCATCCGCcccaattcttttttttttttttataaaaaaatacatataccAATAAAACAAGTCATGAAATTAAATGACATATTACCTTAGGAGGTTTAAAGGGATAGTCAGGTGGAAAATGAATGTTCACTAGGAAAACACCACCAGCATAAGGACTTTCATTCGGACCATAAATTGTTGCCTGCCAATGAAACATATCTTCTGCCACTGGACCTAAACATATATCATAACTTACTCAAATCATCAGCATCAAAAAATCCCAGAAAACTGATGAATTCTTTTCTGTGTTCGGTCCGGTGACGCAGCCATCATGGCATTTGGGAGTGTCTAAACTTCACcacaaattacaataaatatactatttt
This genomic interval carries:
- the LOC130798819 gene encoding ubiquitin-conjugating enzyme E2 10-like; the encoded protein is MASRRILKELKELERDPPSSCSAGPVAEDMFHWQATIYGPNESPYAGGVFLVNIHFPPDYPFKPPKVAFKTKVFHPNINSNGSICLDILKEQWSPALTISKVLLSICSLLTDPNPDDPLVPEFAHLYKTDRNAYETMARNWTQKYAIF